The proteins below come from a single Antennarius striatus isolate MH-2024 chromosome 18, ASM4005453v1, whole genome shotgun sequence genomic window:
- the psma8 gene encoding proteasome subunit alpha-type 8: MAARYDRAITVFSPDGHLFQVEYAQEAVKKGSTAVGIRGKDIVVLGVEKKSVAKLQEERTVRKICALDEHVCMAFAGLTADARIVINRARVECQSHRLTVEDPVTVEYITRYIATLKQRYTQSNGRRPFGISALIVGFDYDGTPRLYQTDPSGTYHAWKANAIGRSAKTVREFLEKNYTDEAIAGDNEAIKLAIKALLEVVQSGGKNIELAVIRRNQPLKILESKEIETLVAEIEKEKEEEAEKKKQKKTT; the protein is encoded by the exons ATGGCGGCAAGATATGACAGAGCTATAACTGTCTTTTCCCCTGATGGTCATCTGTTTCAAGTGGAGTATGCACAAGAAGCTGTAAAGAAAGGTTCAACAGCG GTGGGAATTAGAGGCAAAGACATTGTCGTCCTTGGTGTTGAGAAGAAATCTGTTGCAAAGTTACAGGAGGAAAGGACTGTCCGTAAGATATGTGCTCTAGATGAGCATGTCTGCATGGCATTTGCAG GTCTGACAGCAGATGCCCGTATTGTGATAAATAGAGCTCGGGTGGAGTGCCAGAGTCACAGACTAACTGTTGAGGACCCAGTCACAGTGGAATATATCACCCGCTACATAGCTACACTGAAACAG CGCTACACTCAAAGCAACGGGCGAAGGCCATTTGGTATCTCAGCATTAATCGTTGGCTTTGACTATGATGGTACTCCCAGACTGTATCAAACAGACCCATCAGGAACATACCATGCTTGGAAG GCAAATGCAATCGGCCGGAGTGCAAAAACTGTGAGGGAATTTCTGGAGAAGAATTACACGGATGAAGCCATAGCTGGGGACAATGAGGCAATCAAGTTGGCCATCAAAGCTCTGCTTGAG GTTGTCCAGTCAGGAGGGAAAAATATTGAGCTTGCTGTAATCAGACGGAACCAGCCACTGAAG ATTTTGGAATCCAAAGAAATCGAGACCCTGGTGGCTGAGATtgagaaggaaaaggaggaagaggcagaaaagaagaagcagaaaaagacCACCTGA
- the ss18 gene encoding protein SSXT isoform X3, which translates to MSVAFAPHRQRGKGDITPAGIQKLLDENNQLIQCIMDFQSKGKTAECSQYQQMLHRNLVYLATIADSNQNMQSLLPAPPTQNMPMGPGGMNQSGPPPQPPHGHSMPSEGMVSGGPPAPHMQNQMNGQMPGPNHMPMQGPGPGPNQPPNMQSGSMNIPPSSHGSMGGYNHTVPSSQGIPAQSQMNMTQGQPMGNYGPRPNMNMQPNQGPMMHQQPPSQQYNMPPGSGGQHYQGQQNPMGMMGQVSQGNHVMGQRPMPPYRPPQQGNAQYGQQQEAYQQGPPQQQGYPPQQQYPGQQGYPPQQQGYGPSQSAPGQYPNYPQGQGQQYGAYRPPQPGPPQGQQQRPYGYDQGQYGNYQQ; encoded by the exons ATGTCGGTGGCGTTTGCACCTCACAGACAACGTGGGAAGGGTGATATAACACCCGCTGGAATACAAAAG TTACTTGACGAAAACAACCAACTGATCCAGTGTATAATGGACTTCCAGAGTAAAGGGAAAACAGCAGAATGTTCACA GTATCAGCAAATGTTACACAGAAATTTAGTGTACCTGGCAACGATAGCAGACTCCAATCAGAACATGCAGTCCCTCCTCCCTGCA CCACCCACTCAAAACATGCCAATGGGCCCTGGTGGGATGAACCAAAGTGGACCCCCGCCTCAGCCTCCTCATGGTCACAGCATGCCCTCTGAGGGAATGGTTAGTGGTGGTCCTCCAGCCCCTCACATGCAGAACCAGATGAATGGACAGATGCCTG GGCCTAATCACATGCCCATGCAAGGTCCCGGTCCAGGCCCCAACCAGCCCCCAAACATGCAGAGCGGTTCGATGAATATACCCCCCAGCAGCCATGGCTCAATGGGTGGTTACAATCACACCGTCCCTTCTTCCCAGGGTATTCCAGCCCAGAGCCAAATGAACATGACTCAGGGCCAGCCCATGGGAAATTACGGGCCTCGGCCCAACATGAACATGCAGCCCAATCAAG GGCCCATGATGCACCAGCAGCCTCCTTCCCAACAGTATAACATGCCTCCTGGTAGTGGCGGACAGCATTACCAAGGTCAGCAGAACCCAATGGGTATGATGGGTCAGGTCAGCCAAGGAAACCATGTCATGGGGCAGAGGCCCATGCCACCGTACAGACCCCCACAACAAG GTAACGCCCAGTATGGCCAGCAACAGGAAGCATACCAGCAAGGCCCTCCTCAACAGCAAGGCTATCCTCCTCAGCAGCAGTACCCAGGTCAGCAGGGATACCCGCCTCAGCAACAGGGCTACG GTCCATCTCAAAGTGCCCCGGGACAGTATCCTAACTATCCTCAGGGACAGGGGCAACAGTATGGGGCCTATCGCCCTCCTCAACCTGGACCCCCCCAGGGCCAGCAGCAACGCCCCTATGGCTATGACCAG GGCCAGTATGGAAATTATCAGCAATGA
- the ss18 gene encoding protein SSXT isoform X1: MSVAFAPHRQRGKGDITPAGIQKLLDENNQLIQCIMDFQSKGKTAECSQYQQMLHRNLVYLATIADSNQNMQSLLPAPPTQNMPMGPGGMNQSGPPPQPPHGHSMPSEGMVSGGPPAPHMQNQMNGQMPGPNHMPMQGPGPGPNQPPNMQSGSMNIPPSSHGSMGGYNHTVPSSQGIPAQSQMNMTQGQPMGNYGPRPNMNMQPNQGPMMHQQPPSQQYNMPPGSGGQHYQGQQNPMGMMGQVSQGNHVMGQRPMPPYRPPQQGPPQQYPGQEDYYGDQYSHAGQGASEGNAQYGQQQEAYQQGPPQQQGYPPQQQYPGQQGYPPQQQGYGPSQSAPGQYPNYPQGQGQQYGAYRPPQPGPPQGQQQRPYGYDQGQYGNYQQ; this comes from the exons ATGTCGGTGGCGTTTGCACCTCACAGACAACGTGGGAAGGGTGATATAACACCCGCTGGAATACAAAAG TTACTTGACGAAAACAACCAACTGATCCAGTGTATAATGGACTTCCAGAGTAAAGGGAAAACAGCAGAATGTTCACA GTATCAGCAAATGTTACACAGAAATTTAGTGTACCTGGCAACGATAGCAGACTCCAATCAGAACATGCAGTCCCTCCTCCCTGCA CCACCCACTCAAAACATGCCAATGGGCCCTGGTGGGATGAACCAAAGTGGACCCCCGCCTCAGCCTCCTCATGGTCACAGCATGCCCTCTGAGGGAATGGTTAGTGGTGGTCCTCCAGCCCCTCACATGCAGAACCAGATGAATGGACAGATGCCTG GGCCTAATCACATGCCCATGCAAGGTCCCGGTCCAGGCCCCAACCAGCCCCCAAACATGCAGAGCGGTTCGATGAATATACCCCCCAGCAGCCATGGCTCAATGGGTGGTTACAATCACACCGTCCCTTCTTCCCAGGGTATTCCAGCCCAGAGCCAAATGAACATGACTCAGGGCCAGCCCATGGGAAATTACGGGCCTCGGCCCAACATGAACATGCAGCCCAATCAAG GGCCCATGATGCACCAGCAGCCTCCTTCCCAACAGTATAACATGCCTCCTGGTAGTGGCGGACAGCATTACCAAGGTCAGCAGAACCCAATGGGTATGATGGGTCAGGTCAGCCAAGGAAACCATGTCATGGGGCAGAGGCCCATGCCACCGTACAGACCCCCACAACAAG gACCCCCTCAGCAGTATCCAGGGCAGGAAGACTACTATGGGGACCAGTACAGTCACGCAGGACAGGGAGCTTCAGAAG GTAACGCCCAGTATGGCCAGCAACAGGAAGCATACCAGCAAGGCCCTCCTCAACAGCAAGGCTATCCTCCTCAGCAGCAGTACCCAGGTCAGCAGGGATACCCGCCTCAGCAACAGGGCTACG GTCCATCTCAAAGTGCCCCGGGACAGTATCCTAACTATCCTCAGGGACAGGGGCAACAGTATGGGGCCTATCGCCCTCCTCAACCTGGACCCCCCCAGGGCCAGCAGCAACGCCCCTATGGCTATGACCAG GGCCAGTATGGAAATTATCAGCAATGA
- the ss18 gene encoding protein SSXT isoform X2, which produces MSVAFAPHRQRGKGDITPAGIQKLLDENNQLIQCIMDFQSKGKTAECSQYQQMLHRNLVYLATIADSNQNMQSLLPAPPTQNMPMGPGGMNQSGPPPQPPHGHSMPSEGMVSGGPPAPHMQNQMNGQMPGPNHMPMQGPGPGPNQPPNMQSGSMNIPPSSHGSMGGYNHTVPSSQGIPAQSQMNMTQGQPMGNYGPRPNMNMQPNQGPMMHQQPPSQQYNMPPGSGGQHYQGQQNPMGMMGQVSQGNHVMGQRPMPPYRPPQQGPPQQYPGQEDYYGDQYSHAGQGASEGNAQYGQQQEAYQQGPPQQQGYPPQQQYPGQQGYPPQQQGYGPSQSAPGQYPNYPQGQGQQYGAYRPPQPGPPQGQQQRPYGYDQGHMRK; this is translated from the exons ATGTCGGTGGCGTTTGCACCTCACAGACAACGTGGGAAGGGTGATATAACACCCGCTGGAATACAAAAG TTACTTGACGAAAACAACCAACTGATCCAGTGTATAATGGACTTCCAGAGTAAAGGGAAAACAGCAGAATGTTCACA GTATCAGCAAATGTTACACAGAAATTTAGTGTACCTGGCAACGATAGCAGACTCCAATCAGAACATGCAGTCCCTCCTCCCTGCA CCACCCACTCAAAACATGCCAATGGGCCCTGGTGGGATGAACCAAAGTGGACCCCCGCCTCAGCCTCCTCATGGTCACAGCATGCCCTCTGAGGGAATGGTTAGTGGTGGTCCTCCAGCCCCTCACATGCAGAACCAGATGAATGGACAGATGCCTG GGCCTAATCACATGCCCATGCAAGGTCCCGGTCCAGGCCCCAACCAGCCCCCAAACATGCAGAGCGGTTCGATGAATATACCCCCCAGCAGCCATGGCTCAATGGGTGGTTACAATCACACCGTCCCTTCTTCCCAGGGTATTCCAGCCCAGAGCCAAATGAACATGACTCAGGGCCAGCCCATGGGAAATTACGGGCCTCGGCCCAACATGAACATGCAGCCCAATCAAG GGCCCATGATGCACCAGCAGCCTCCTTCCCAACAGTATAACATGCCTCCTGGTAGTGGCGGACAGCATTACCAAGGTCAGCAGAACCCAATGGGTATGATGGGTCAGGTCAGCCAAGGAAACCATGTCATGGGGCAGAGGCCCATGCCACCGTACAGACCCCCACAACAAG gACCCCCTCAGCAGTATCCAGGGCAGGAAGACTACTATGGGGACCAGTACAGTCACGCAGGACAGGGAGCTTCAGAAG GTAACGCCCAGTATGGCCAGCAACAGGAAGCATACCAGCAAGGCCCTCCTCAACAGCAAGGCTATCCTCCTCAGCAGCAGTACCCAGGTCAGCAGGGATACCCGCCTCAGCAACAGGGCTACG GTCCATCTCAAAGTGCCCCGGGACAGTATCCTAACTATCCTCAGGGACAGGGGCAACAGTATGGGGCCTATCGCCCTCCTCAACCTGGACCCCCCCAGGGCCAGCAGCAACGCCCCTATGGCTATGACCAG GGGCACATGAGGAAATAA